The genomic interval GGCTTGCGAGGGTTGGTACGACAATAGTCCGCGCATATCAGCCGCCACGCGATAGCGTCCGGTTCTCACGCCTATAATTGGGAACCGGACGCTATCGCGCTGCGGCTGATGAATAATCGGGGCTAGCACCTTACCCACCACCTAGACGATTTGATGCAGCAACGAAGACTTGGCAAGAGCGGCATTTCAGTCAGTGACATTTGCATGGGCACCATGACGTTCGGCGGCCAATGCAACGAACGACTCAGCCATCAGATCTGTGATGCCGCCTGGGATCACGGGATCGATTTCTTTGATGCCGCGGAACTCTACCCCGTGCCGCCCTCGGCGGAACTGTTTGGTGTGACCGAGCAAATTTTCGGACGTTGGTTGAAAGACAAGCCCCGGGACGCGGTGATCGTGGCATCGAAAGTCACCGGTCCGGGACATGGTTGGTTCAAACCGCCGGTGCGGCATGGCAAAACGTCTCTGGATCGCCAACAGATCGTCGCGGCTTGCGAAGACTCCCTGCGTCGACTCGATACCGACTACATCGATCTGTATCAAACACATTGGCCCGATCATGGCATGCCGTATGAAGAAGTCCTCGGGGTGCTGACGGAACTACGGGACGAGGGCAAGGTTCGTGCGATCGGTGCCAGTAACGAGACCTGCTGGGGGATGATGAAAGCCTGTTGGGCGGCCGACGTTTACGATGTCGATCGTTACGAAACGGTGCAAAACAATTTCAGCTTGATCAACCGTCGTTGCGAAAGCGAGCTGGCGCAAGTCTGCCGTCGTGAGTCGATCAGCTTGCTGCCCTACTCGCCTCTTGGCGGTGGCGTGCTGACGGGAAAGTACCAAGACGTCCCGCCGCCGGGTGCTCGATTCACGCATTATTTGACCGAAGGCGAAGAACGCCAGAAACGCATGGCACGGCGTTTCGTCAA from Stieleria varia carries:
- a CDS encoding aldo/keto reductase, encoding MQQRRLGKSGISVSDICMGTMTFGGQCNERLSHQICDAAWDHGIDFFDAAELYPVPPSAELFGVTEQIFGRWLKDKPRDAVIVASKVTGPGHGWFKPPVRHGKTSLDRQQIVAACEDSLRRLDTDYIDLYQTHWPDHGMPYEEVLGVLTELRDEGKVRAIGASNETCWGMMKACWAADVYDVDRYETVQNNFSLINRRCESELAQVCRRESISLLPYSPLGGGVLTGKYQDVPPPGARFTHYLTEGEERQKRMARRFVNPRTRETVARLTEIAQSIGTSVTALAVAWSRQHDFVASTIIGATSLEQLEQSMAAKDLILDEQTMQRIDEVDFDIPTPMTEDGLRRL